The genome window GGACTCCGACTGATGCTCCGCCACTTCCTCCGCGACGACGACGTCAGTCCGGCCGAACAGCAGGCCATCCTGGACATCGCCGACGCGCTGAAGGCCGACCCGCTGGGGAACAAGACCCTGGCCGGCAAGTCCATCACGGCGATCTTCGAGAAGAACTCGACGCGCACCCGGTTCTCGTTCGAGGTCGGCATCAGCCAGCTCGGCGGGCACCCGGTGATCGTCGACGGCCGCTCGATGCAGCTCGGCCGCGAGGAAACCATCGAAGACACTTCGCGGGTGCTGTCCCGGTACGTCGACGGGATCGTCTGGCGGACCTTCGCCCAGAAGCGGATCGAGGCGATGGCGTCGGCGGCGTCGATCCCGGTGGTCAACGCGCTGACCGACGAGTTCCACCCGTGCCAGGCGCTCACCGACCTGATGACCATCCGCGAGCGGAAGGGGAAGCTCGCCGGGCTGACCCTCGTCTACCTCGGCGACGGCGCCAACAACATGGCGCATTCGCTACTGCTCGCCGGGGTCACCGCCGGGATGCACGTCCGGGTGGTCTCGCCGCTCGGCTTCCAGCCCGACCAGCAGGTCATGCTCGACGCCAAGAAGCGCGGCGAGGAGACCGGCGGCACGGCCACCGTCTTCACCGACCCGTACGAGGCGGTCGCCGGCGCGGACGTGCTCGTCACCGACACGTGGACGTCGATGGGGCAGGAGAACGACGGCCTCGACCGGGTGGGCCCGTTCCGCGCCCTGCAGGTCAACGCCGAGCTGCTGAAGAAGGCCGCGGACGACGCGATCGTGCTGCACTGCCTGCCCGCGCACCGCGGCTGGGAGATCACCGACGAGGTGATCGACGGCCCGGCCAGCGCGGTGTGGGACGAAGCGGAGAACCGCCTGCACGCCCAGAAGGCCCTGCTGGTCTGGCTCTTCGAAGAGAGCCGGCGATGACCAGCAGCCGGGTGGGGCGGCAGGCGCGGATCACCGAGCTCGTGTCGACCATGACCATCCGCAGCCAGACCGAGCTGGCCAAGCTGCTGGCCGCCGAAGGCATCGAGGTCACGCAGGCGACGCTGTCGCGCGATCTCGACGAGCTCGGCGCGGTCAAGCTGCGCGGTCCGGACTCGGGGGCGCCGGTCTACGTGATCCCCGAAGACGGCAGCCCCGTCCGCGGGGTGCAGGGCGGCACCTCACGGCTCTCCCGGCTGCTGGCCGAACTGATGGTCTCGGCGGATTCGTCCGGAAACCTGATGGTGCTGCGGACCCCGCCGGGCGCGGCGCAGTTCCTCGCCAGCGCCATCGACCGCGCGGCGCTCGAAGAGGTCGTCGGCTCGATCGCGGGGGACGACACCGTCGCCGTGATCGCGCGGGAGCCCCTGAACGGCAAGGAACTGGCCGCGCGCTTCGCCACGCTCGCTCAACGATCGGCAGACGAAGGATCACCATGATCGGCGACATCTTCCCGGCCGAGGGCGAGTTCCTCGCGCCGGACGAGGTCGTCGTCAC of Amycolatopsis solani contains these proteins:
- a CDS encoding arginine repressor, whose amino-acid sequence is MTSSRVGRQARITELVSTMTIRSQTELAKLLAAEGIEVTQATLSRDLDELGAVKLRGPDSGAPVYVIPEDGSPVRGVQGGTSRLSRLLAELMVSADSSGNLMVLRTPPGAAQFLASAIDRAALEEVVGSIAGDDTVAVIAREPLNGKELAARFATLAQRSADEGSP
- the argF gene encoding ornithine carbamoyltransferase; this encodes MLRHFLRDDDVSPAEQQAILDIADALKADPLGNKTLAGKSITAIFEKNSTRTRFSFEVGISQLGGHPVIVDGRSMQLGREETIEDTSRVLSRYVDGIVWRTFAQKRIEAMASAASIPVVNALTDEFHPCQALTDLMTIRERKGKLAGLTLVYLGDGANNMAHSLLLAGVTAGMHVRVVSPLGFQPDQQVMLDAKKRGEETGGTATVFTDPYEAVAGADVLVTDTWTSMGQENDGLDRVGPFRALQVNAELLKKAADDAIVLHCLPAHRGWEITDEVIDGPASAVWDEAENRLHAQKALLVWLFEESRR